The following nucleotide sequence is from Solidesulfovibrio carbinolicus.
GGACGCCATGGCCGAGGGCAAGGTGACCATCGGCGGCGAAACCTTCGATCTGCCGCGCCCGTTTCTGGTTTTGGCCACGCAAAATCCCATTGAGCAGGAAGGGACGTATCCCTTGCCCGAGGCCATGGCCGACCGGTTTTTGCTGCATCTGACCCTGGGCTATCCCGGGGCCGGGGAAGAGGCGGAGATCGTGCGCCGGGCCTGTCTGGAGGAGGAACCCGAGCCTGGTCCGGTCCTGGACGGAGCCGGGGTGCTGGCCTTGTCGCGGCTGTGCGGCCGGGTGCGGTTGGATGCCCGGCTGACGGAATATATCGTGGCCGTGGTCGCGGCCACGCGCGATCCGGCCGGGGCCGGGCTGCCCGAATTCGCCGACAAGGTGGCCTACGGCGCCTCTCCCCGGGCGTCCATTGCCCTGGCCCGCACGGCCCGGGCGCTGGCCCTGTTGTCCGGCCGGGATTTCGCCGGTCCGGCCGACGTCAAGGCCATGGCGGCCGACGTCATGCGCCACCGCATCCTGCTCACCTACGAGGGCTTGGCCGAGGGCCTCACGCCCGACGCGGTCATCGCCGCCGTCCTAAACGCCGTTCCCGTCCCCTAACCCCCGTCCAACAATTTGGGGGTCCGGGGGCCTCAGGCCCCCGGCCGCCAAGGCATCTTCCGCCTTTCTCTCCTAAAACAACGCCTTCGGATCAGCCGGCGTCAATTGCGGCGGCGGCGCGCCGGCCTGGGCCGTGGCCGTGGGGTAGCCTGGGCCGCGGGCGCTTGGCGGCAGGAATTTGATGGCCGCCAGCACGTCTTTTTCCGCTTCGGGATCGAAGGGGGCCGGCTTGAACGCGGCCAGCCTCGCGGCCACGCGTTCGAGTTGGTCCGGGGTGAGGCGTTTTTCGAGCACGGCCTTGGCCCGGGCCGCCCGCTGGAGCAGGGCGTCGCCGCCCGGGGCGCGGCTGGCCAGCGTCAGCCAGACAAGCGCGCTTTCGAAATCGCGCGGCACCACCCGGCCTTCGTAGTAAAACCCGGCCAGCATGGCCTGGGCCTGGGCGTAGCCCTGGCCGGCGGCCAGACGGTACCAGCGGAAGGCTTCCTGGGGATCGGACGGCGTGCCCCGGCCGGTCAGGGTCATGGTGGCCACGTTGCTGCGGGCGTGGGCGTCGCCGCCCTTGGCTGCTTCGAGCATCCAGCGCAGGGCTTCGGCGTCGTTTGCCGGCCCGCCTTTGCCCGTCAGGTACATGAGCCCCAGGTTGAACTGGGCCCTGGCGTCGCCTTGGGCGGCGGCCTGTTTGTACCATTTGCGCGCCTCGGCGAAATCCGGTTCCCCGGCCAGCCCCTTGGAGAGCAGCGATCCCAGGGCGAATCCGGCTTCCAGGTCGCCGGCATTGGCCGCTTCGCGGTAGTAGGTCACGGCCTTGGCCAGATTGGCGGCGCTGGGAAATTCCTCTTCGGACAGGGCGGCGAGCAGGCCCTTGGCTTCGGGCACGCCGGCCTCGGCCGCCTTGGCGCACCAGCGGAAGGCTTCGGCCGGATTGCCGGACACGCCCTGGCCGGACAGGTGGAGCAGGGCCATGGCGTACATGGCCTGGGGCTGGCCGGCCCAGGCGGCCTGGGATAAAAGCGCCGCCCCGGCGGACGGATCGCCCGGCAGCCGGCCGCGCACCATGCCAAGGCCAAGCAGGGTGGCTGAAGCGCCGTCGCCGGCCGCTGCCGCCTTGGCACAGAAACGGGCCGCCCGGGCCGCGTCGCGTCGCTCCTGCGGGCCGGCGGCAAAGACGCGGCAAGCCACGCCAGCCGCCCGGTCGTCGGCCTCGGCGGCGGCGTCGTAAAGGGCCACGGCCCGGGTTTTGTCGCGAAAGACGCCTTCTCCGGCAAAGTACATGTCGCCGAGCTGGAGCATGGCCGGCACGTGGCCGGCCTGGGCCGCGCGCTCGAAAAGCCGTGCCGCCTCCAGGGGATAGGCC
It contains:
- a CDS encoding SEL1-like repeat protein, producing MSRPPHSASHISRRAVLAGAAYALALAGAMWLVAASCLTPERGSRLFDQGHYAEALPLLEAAAGRGSVAASRRLGTLLAAGRQTPRDEARSLTLFTYAAGKGDVAAMVAAGDLTRSLSHDDAAAAGLYEKAVARGDVKAMARLGVMRASGAGGPMDVDAALTLLGRAAAAGDPQAATALGQTLLALSEAGDRRGGTPAEAAAWFEKAAAAGEAEALTRLAELCADGRGVPADPAKAAALRRKAAELGHAPAAYDLGLMYLSGQGVTAYPLEAARLFERAAQAGHVPAMLQLGDMYFAGEGVFRDKTRAVALYDAAAEADDRAAGVACRVFAAGPQERRDAARAARFCAKAAAAGDGASATLLGLGMVRGRLPGDPSAGAALLSQAAWAGQPQAMYAMALLHLSGQGVSGNPAEAFRWCAKAAEAGVPEAKGLLAALSEEEFPSAANLAKAVTYYREAANAGDLEAGFALGSLLSKGLAGEPDFAEARKWYKQAAAQGDARAQFNLGLMYLTGKGGPANDAEALRWMLEAAKGGDAHARSNVATMTLTGRGTPSDPQEAFRWYRLAAGQGYAQAQAMLAGFYYEGRVVPRDFESALVWLTLASRAPGGDALLQRAARAKAVLEKRLTPDQLERVAARLAAFKPAPFDPEAEKDVLAAIKFLPPSARGPGYPTATAQAGAPPPQLTPADPKALF
- a CDS encoding AAA family ATPase; its protein translation is MLTAEETAGAARVAQALRAEMGKVLVGREALIERLLVGLLCRGHVLLEGVPGLAKTLAVTTLARVVTAAYSRVQFTPDLLPADIRGAEVYQPATGTFTVRKGPIFANIVLADEINRAPAKVQSALLDAMAEGKVTIGGETFDLPRPFLVLATQNPIEQEGTYPLPEAMADRFLLHLTLGYPGAGEEAEIVRRACLEEEPEPGPVLDGAGVLALSRLCGRVRLDARLTEYIVAVVAATRDPAGAGLPEFADKVAYGASPRASIALARTARALALLSGRDFAGPADVKAMAADVMRHRILLTYEGLAEGLTPDAVIAAVLNAVPVP